In Candidatus Woesebacteria bacterium, one DNA window encodes the following:
- a CDS encoding VanZ-like protein → MPPLLWMALIFFFSSLPTIKTSKFYWQDFLLKKTAHFVEYTILSFFYFRAFWGSKFSFKKSAFLSILISFFYALSDEYHQSFVPGREPRIRDVVIDTLGASFVVYLINKYQNKFPPLLKKFLGFDSS, encoded by the coding sequence TTGCCGCCACTTTTATGGATGGCGCTTATTTTCTTTTTTAGCTCCCTTCCGACTATCAAGACAAGCAAATTCTACTGGCAGGATTTTTTGCTTAAAAAAACAGCTCATTTTGTAGAATATACCATTCTTTCTTTTTTTTATTTTCGTGCTTTTTGGGGTAGCAAGTTTTCGTTCAAAAAATCTGCTTTTTTGTCAATCTTAATTTCTTTTTTCTACGCCCTGTCTGATGAATATCATCAATCTTTTGTTCCTGGCCGCGAGCCAAGAATTAGAGACGTAGTAATAGACACTCTTGGCGCTTCTTTTGTAGTCTATCTTATAAATAAATATCAAAACAAATTTCCGCCTTTGTTAAAGAAGTTCTTAGGCTTTGACTCTTCTTGA
- a CDS encoding Cell division protein FtsX: MGIHFKTAIRNIIRSPFQAFAAVFVLAITFFVVSILSALLYSSGQILHYFETRPQVIAFLKTDASPGDIYNLQQKLSSDSRIKEVRYVSKEDALKIYKDATSETPLLAELVSPTAFPASLELSLVKLDYAQELVSELKQNKLVDQVGFTANLGGEATLNNTINRLKSIVNYLRLGGGIFTVVLATTSLLVLLVVISMRLMSRKQEVDILNLIGATPFFVASPVILEAFIYVLVGVFIGWLLAFVLVLYFAPSLISYFGEIEILPKDTFVLFKMSALVLVVEWFLGLVLAFVGSFLAISRLSKKKV, from the coding sequence ATGGGAATTCACTTTAAAACAGCCATTAGAAATATAATTCGCTCTCCTTTTCAGGCTTTTGCCGCTGTTTTTGTTCTTGCTATTACCTTTTTTGTTGTTAGTATATTATCTGCTCTCCTTTATTCTTCAGGGCAAATTCTGCATTATTTTGAAACCAGGCCTCAGGTGATTGCTTTTCTTAAAACTGATGCTTCTCCTGGTGATATCTATAACCTTCAGCAGAAATTATCTTCTGATTCGCGGATTAAAGAAGTACGTTATGTCTCAAAAGAGGACGCGCTTAAAATTTATAAAGATGCGACTTCAGAAACACCCCTTTTGGCAGAACTTGTAAGCCCAACAGCTTTTCCTGCAAGTCTTGAGCTTTCTTTGGTCAAACTTGATTATGCCCAGGAATTAGTAAGCGAGTTGAAACAAAATAAATTGGTGGATCAGGTTGGTTTTACTGCTAATCTTGGGGGCGAGGCGACATTAAATAATACTATTAATAGACTTAAATCTATTGTTAACTACTTAAGGCTTGGAGGCGGAATCTTTACTGTGGTTTTGGCGACAACTTCGCTTCTTGTTCTTTTGGTTGTTATCAGTATGCGTTTGATGTCGCGAAAACAGGAGGTTGATATTTTAAATTTGATAGGCGCAACTCCGTTTTTTGTTGCAAGCCCTGTTATTTTGGAAGCATTTATTTATGTTTTAGTGGGTGTTTTTATTGGCTGGCTTTTGGCTTTTGTTTTGGTTTTATATTTTGCGCCTTCTTTAATTTCTTATTTTGGGGAGATAGAGATTTTGCCTAAAGATACTTTTGTTCTTTTTAAGATGTCAGCTTTGGTTTTGGTGGTTGAGTGGTTTCTTGGCTTAGTCCTGGCATTTGTAGGCAGCTTCCTTGCCATATCGCGTCTGTCAAAGAAAAAAGTTTAG
- a CDS encoding Cell division transporter, ATP-binding protein FtsE — MLEVIDVSKTYGDIVALNKVSFEASSGELVFITGRSGSGKTTLLKLILREIIPDTGRILFKGEDIFSFKGSQISSYRQKVGVVFQDFKVLMEKTVRENVEIALAIVGVPSSEWDSRVDDVLKMVGLEKRSELFPLQLSGGELQRVSLARALVVNPEMLLADEPTGNLDWETSEGIMGVFKKVAESGKLVIMATHHLNLVEKYTKVEKGSKIKTKVISLS, encoded by the coding sequence ATGCTTGAGGTAATTGATGTTAGCAAAACTTATGGCGATATAGTCGCCTTGAATAAAGTTTCTTTCGAAGCCAGTTCCGGTGAGTTGGTCTTTATCACCGGCCGCTCTGGGTCTGGCAAAACCACTCTTCTTAAATTAATCTTAAGAGAAATAATTCCTGACACAGGTAGGATTTTATTTAAGGGTGAGGATATCTTTTCTTTTAAGGGCAGCCAGATATCTTCATATCGGCAAAAAGTTGGTGTTGTTTTTCAGGATTTTAAAGTTTTGATGGAAAAGACGGTAAGAGAAAATGTTGAAATTGCTCTTGCTATTGTTGGCGTTCCTTCATCTGAGTGGGACAGTCGTGTTGACGACGTCTTAAAGATGGTAGGGCTTGAAAAAAGGAGCGAACTTTTTCCACTTCAGCTTTCAGGAGGAGAACTTCAAAGAGTGTCTTTGGCGCGAGCCTTGGTTGTTAACCCTGAAATGCTTTTGGCTGATGAGCCAACAGGCAACCTTGATTGGGAAACTTCGGAAGGGATTATGGGGGTGTTTAAAAAGGTTGCAGAATCAGGGAAGCTGGTCATAATGGCAACTCATCATTTAAATTTGGTTGAGAAATATACTAAAGTTGAAAAAGGAAGTAAAATTAAAACTAAAGTTATTAGCCTTTCATAA
- a CDS encoding Peptide chain release factor 2, with product MPEIKQRAEIIKDSLEEIKKSLDIKKKKIELKELEAQSLDPDFWNDQEKARSVMQKIGSLRDLIDKLESFENEVLILLDLVKESKDDEIFEKDISSLEERLKELKLASFLSGKYDSGNAIVSIHAGQGGTEAMDWASMLYRMYLRYAERKNFKVETLDLTEGEEAGIKSVTFKVVGSYAYGYLKGESGTHRLVRQSPFNADRLRQTSFALVGVLPEIGDVDESYINLKDEDLEWQFFRSSSQGGQNVQKVSTAVRVKHIPTGIVVSCQTQRFQEQNRKIALELLRAKVWALEEERKSKEVKEIKGEYRPASWGNQIRSYVLHPYKMVKDLRTDVETSNTEAVLNGEIDEFIEAEILSLAT from the coding sequence ATGCCTGAAATTAAGCAAAGAGCCGAGATTATAAAAGATTCTTTGGAGGAGATTAAAAAATCTCTTGATATCAAGAAGAAGAAAATAGAACTTAAGGAGCTTGAAGCTCAGTCTTTGGACCCTGATTTTTGGAATGATCAGGAAAAAGCAAGGTCAGTAATGCAAAAAATTGGCAGTCTTCGTGATTTAATAGATAAACTTGAGTCTTTTGAGAATGAGGTTTTGATTCTTCTTGATTTGGTCAAAGAAAGTAAAGATGATGAGATCTTTGAAAAAGATATCTCTTCTCTTGAGGAGAGACTAAAAGAGCTGAAATTGGCCTCATTTCTTTCTGGAAAATATGATAGTGGCAATGCCATTGTTTCGATACATGCAGGCCAAGGTGGGACAGAAGCAATGGACTGGGCCAGTATGCTTTACAGGATGTATTTAAGATATGCTGAAAGGAAGAACTTCAAGGTGGAGACTTTGGATTTGACCGAGGGGGAAGAGGCTGGAATAAAAAGTGTTACTTTCAAGGTGGTTGGGTCTTATGCTTATGGTTATTTAAAGGGTGAAAGCGGTACGCATCGCTTGGTGAGGCAATCTCCTTTTAATGCAGACCGCCTGCGTCAGACTTCTTTTGCCTTGGTTGGAGTTTTGCCTGAGATTGGCGATGTAGATGAGTCTTATATCAACCTCAAAGATGAAGATCTTGAATGGCAGTTTTTCCGCTCGTCAAGCCAAGGTGGGCAAAATGTCCAAAAGGTTTCAACAGCAGTTCGTGTCAAACACATCCCAACAGGGATAGTGGTCTCTTGTCAGACTCAAAGATTCCAGGAGCAGAATAGGAAGATAGCTCTTGAGCTTTTGCGCGCCAAGGTCTGGGCTCTTGAGGAGGAAAGAAAAAGTAAAGAGGTCAAGGAAATTAAGGGTGAATATAGGCCTGCTTCATGGGGTAATCAGATTAGAAGTTATGTTCTGCATCCTTATAAAATGGTTAAGGATTTAAGGACGGATGTTGAAACCTCAAATACAGAGGCAGTTTTAAATGGAGAAATAGATGAATTTATTGAAGCTGAAATATTGTCTCTTGCTACTTGA